AAGATACTACGGAtttggaatgaaaattattatagaTTTTTGGATGAAATTGGTATAGCGTCAACGAGTATCTTGATGACATTTTGGGATTTTGGTTGGGGTGGGGAAGAAGGGAGGGGATGAGATGATGAAAATGCACATAATTCTatttcttttttggcgaagaaAGATCCCAATTTTGAAATGGATTGACTAGTAAACGAGAAGCGAAGAGATGGCCTCCGCGTGGCAATGTAGAAGGTATGTCCATTGGCCTGTTAGTGAGAGGGGTAATTACGTTCAAAATGATAACAACGAGGATATTTAACATCACATACATTAAAGGAGGATAAATATAACTAGCTTTTAATAGTACATGGGCCATATAACCCTTTTCCATTGTTAATTGGTGTGCAAGTTTACTATGCTAATATTAGACAGTCAGATTTATTGAGTCATTCTAATGGTTGTAATATTATTTTTCTCATGTGGCAAGCCACATCAAGATGTCTTGTCACATCATGGTATTGACGGGACGTTGAGTTTGATTGGATTTGATCTGTATTTTGAAATAAATTTTACCGACTTTCATGTAATTAATAGACTGTGCAACGATTTaaaagatgattatttaatttaaaaatacgaCATGTAATGTTTATTAAAATTGCCAACTATTACAATAatattgtggtaattattatttatttttgaagggTAGCAAATTGATAGAAAATCTTAGTTTTTGAAAAATAGGACAATTATCAATAATTATATTGAATTGTAGAAAAATGCACAAAACTCGTAGTATTTAACTAATcgcaataaaataataaaaattactATATCTTGTGAAAATAGGAATAATTATCAATAAATTGCATTAAGCCAAATAATATACAAAAACTACAATTATTCAGACTAGGAAGCATGTAGAAGTTAATTTTAATACGAAGGATCAAAATTGAGTGTCAGCAACTGCCCCGCTCTAACCGAAGATGATGTAAGAGTCTTCAGACAAAGATATTGACGCCATACCCAAATTTTCTTTGGAGTTCCTTTCTTTCGTTTTTGGTGGTGTAGCCTGAGAAAATTGTGTATTTTCTTAAGAAAGATTGGAAGGCGTACTTTTTATGTTCAGAAGCCAATCATCCTTTGATTATTAAAAACTAAAATTGCCTATTTCCTTTTTGAAGTGCCAATTACTTATTCAGTTCTCTTTCTCGTTCGCTCCAGAATATCAATCCCTTAACCACGCTATTGCGCCTCAGGTCTACGGCTGTTTGGTGCTCAAAGGGAACTCTAAATACACGACAAATTTACAAAGATGGTCCTTTATGTTTGGGGGTAGGTTTAAAGGCGATCCTTTATATTTACTTTTAACTCGTTGGTCCTTTAAGCTTATCTAATCTTATCATTTTTAGTCTCTGTTAAATTCTAAACAGGGAAAATGGTTAGATATACCCTTTtactttaaaatattatttatatttgtccTCCGTTATACATTAGGAGCAAAAATATCTCTACCGTTATAATTCTTATCAAAAATATACCCCTATCTCTAACGGAGGTCCACCGTAGTTGAATAGAGATTAAAATTCCATGTGGGTTGACATTTAGATGAGTTGGACGCCACGTGACATGCCACCTCACCAGCCTAACCTTATTTTATCCCCTTCCCCAGTAGGACAATACTTTCTCTAGTTCttcccattttttcttttttagaatcGTTTGCTATTTGGGAAAACGTAGTTGAATAGAGATTAAAATTCCATGTGGGTTGACATTTAGATGAGTTGGACGCCACGTGACATGCCACCTCACCAGCCTAACCTTATTTTATCCCCTTCCCCAGTAGGACAATACTTTCTCTAGTTCTTCCATAGAGATTAAAATTCCATGTGGGTTGACATTTAGATGAGTTGGACGCCACGTGACATGCCACCTCACCAGCCTAACCTTATTTTATCCCCTTCCCCAGTAGGACAATACTTTCTCTAGTTCttcccattttttcttttttagaatcGTTTGCTATTTGGGAAAACGTAGTTGAAGGAAAACTAAAATAACCATTGGACTATTTGGAAAAACTTGAAGAACACCCAAATGGGTTCGTAGTGAATCTGTGATTGCTTAAATTCGTCTTTGTCATGAGCCCATCTTCCCTAACTTGATGCAATTTTCCAAGCTAAATGGAGCTCCCAAAATTCACGCTCTAACTCACACTATGATAAGGGTCTAAAGAACCAGACTTTTCTCAATTCATATGAACacacaatttcacttaaaattcTAACATATAACATTTGTAAGATTGAATATTTTGATAAACTAAGATTATATGTGTGCTTCAAGTGAGGAGTTCTCTTAGTTGGGAACATGAATCCTACCCAACTTATGGAGATTTCATCGTTCTTCCattgtttactttattcttttACACAGTCAAATTTTTGCATGATATATCTGTTTTCGGGGTACTCTTGTTTTTAAAATTTGTTTCATTAGCTTTTATGAAATCAGCTCATATGATTCAGTCTTGAAATTTCTTGATATTTGGGATTTTCGGATTGTTTTTAGATTGGTTTTTGTTAGTTTTGCTGATTCTTTAATTGATGGATCTCAATATCAGTTGTAAATTAATTAAGGTTAGTGTGATGCGGTGGCAAGCCACGTGGCATCTACCTCATCTAAATGCTAGTCCACGTGAAATTTTAATAACTGAGTCATTGCCACAGTGGATCTTCGTTAGAGATAGGGGCATATTTGAGAAGAATTGTAACGGCATGGGTATTTTTGCTCCCAAAGTATAACGGAGATTAATTGTAAACAATATTTAAAAGTAGAAGTGTATATCTGGTCCTTTTCCCTTCTAAACAAACAGTGTTAACCAATTTTAACAAACACAAACGGAATTCTCACGTGAGCTAAAATCTTTGTCactgttatgataaatatcacattatggtggatgtctactctccTTCCATGattttcatctcaaatgcttaatgacatattcaatgacatattttgtatgttcaatggcATATTCCTTGacatattttctttactttttatgcctatataaaggccttgtaatagataggaaaatatacacacaattgaagaagaaaatctcttcctttctctctatctctatttcttgttcatgttttactaaattgtctttatttcttgttcatgttttactaaattgcttttgtttcataacacgttatcagcacgaagtcTCTAACCTCAAGATATACATATGAGTATATTCCGCCAAATGAATACTggttcctttatttatttattttttcttgtgATGTTTCATCATAATATAAACTTGAAcatcattttttttattcatgaatatagtactGACAAAGATCGATGAACAAATGTGTAAATCTTTTGAAAAATAGAAATAATCCTTCTAACACAATGGAAAACAGAAATAATCATGAATCTCATGACGTTATAGTAAATATTCCTAGTAATAATCTCATAGCTAAGAGGAGCTAATAAAATTTCATTATCCAGTACATTGGGAACAATAGACGTATAGACGAATATACCATTATCATTCATTTTTGGATTGGTATTTTTCACCTAAATATCATACAGAATCAGAAGAGTTTAGTGTAATCGTTTTTTTACGCTATTATCCTAataatttctaattatttatCTTCTTTGATAGTCTTCACTATGTCGAACTTGTCAAAGCTTGAGTTTGTGGCACTTGATATTTCTGGAAAGAACTATCTATCATGGGTTCTCGATGCTGAGATTCACTTAGCTGCTAAAGGTCTTGGTAATACCATTACTCATGGTAATGAGGCATCAAGCCAGGacaaagcgaaggccatgattttccttcgtcatcatttTGATGAAGGTTTGAAGGTTGAATATTTAATAgtgaaagatccacttgaattatggactGGCCTGAAGGAAAGGTATGATCACCTTAAGGTTACGGTATTGCCAAGGGCTCGATATAAGTGGATACACTTACAGTTGCATTTTAagaccgtaagtgagtataactcTGTTGTATTTCGAATAACTtaccaattgaaattatgtggggAAGTTATGAATGATGAGGATTTACTTAAAAGACTCTTACGACTTTGCATGCCTCAAATATGGTATTACAGCAGCAATACCGTGAAAGAggttttaaaaagtattctgaattgATCTCATGCCTTCTGGTGGCTGAGCAACATAATACCCTTTTGCTGAAAAATCACGAAGCCCGTCCCACAAGGTCAGCTCCGCTTCCTGAAGCGAATATGACAACTAGACGTGATAAGTCTGGAAAAAGACATAATAATAATCATGGCCATATGAATGTACATGGGCATGGCAATGGTAAGAGACGATATAATAGTCGTCATCGTGGTGGTCATGGCAAACGAGAAAATAATATGAGTTCTCAAAACAATCCTTCACGAGGCAAAAGCGGTAACTGCCACCGCTGTGGCATGAAAGGTCATTGGAAAATTGAATGTCGTGCACCTGagcattttgtcaaactttatcaaaacTCCTTTGAAAGAAAGGCAAATAATGTTGGAGCATCTTCTGTTAATGCTCCAGTGGAGTCACATTTGACCTTTAAAAATGATTTTGAGGCAGGgccttcaaacaaaaatgatgaCAATGCCGAGGCAAATCTtgctttgaatgatgatgattttcaaggcctcgatgATATTACTcatttggaagttgaagacttctTTGGAGATCAAAACTAATGTTTGATCATTTTACTAGGGAATGcaattatgttgttatttttattttcggTGTTTTTGTCTCGTCTGAAGTTGTTTTTATTTTCAAGTAGTACTTAAGTTGTCTTATGTTGTCGTTGGTGATGTTAGTTGTTTCCGTATTTCTCATGATGTATTTTTTTATGAAGAAATTAAAATTCCTCAGTCTTCAATTGGATCCAAGATGAGTAATGAAGATTTATGTCttttggatagtgctacaactcacacaatattaagagaaaagtttttttttcttatttggtTATGAAAAAGGCatatgttaatacaatatccggtagtacaaagTTGCTTGAGGGCTCTGGAAGAGCGGCCTTATTATTATCCGGAGGAACGATATTAACTATTGATAATGCATTgtattgtagtaagtctcaaagaaacttgttAAGTTTCAAagctattcgccaaaatggctaccaTGTTGAGACATCAAACGAAGGAAAGGTTGAATACCTTTATGTTACTACAATAAAAGCGGACAAAAGATATATGCACGAAAAATTGACCGCATTTTCTTCTGGATTGTACCACACAAACATTGGTGTGGTTGAatcacatgccatagtaaacaAAAGGTTTACTACTTCTAATGATTTtttcatttggcatgaccggttgggtcatCCCGGTTCTAACATGATGTGCAGAATAATAGAGAATTCAAATGGGCATACATTGAAGAacaagaagattcttcaatttaaggaattctcatGTGCTgcttgttctcaaggaaaattggtTATTAAACCAACATCAGCTAAAGTTGGGATTGAATCTCCTGTATTTCTGGAATGTATAcaaggtgatatatgtgggcctatacaccctccatgtggaccattcaagtaTTTTATGGTCTTGATAGacgcatctacaagatggtcacatgtgtgcttattgTCAACTCGTAATACGACATTTGCGAGACTATTGACCCAAATAATAAggttaagagcacaatttccaaattatgcaattaagacaattcgtcttgataatgctggtgaattTACATCTCAGGCCTTTATTGACTATTGTATGGCCACTGGAATAAAAGTTGAGCAttcggttgctcatgttcatactcaaaatggtctagcagaatcattgattaaGCGTCTCCAACTAATAGCTAGACCATTGCTAATTAGGACAAAACTTCCCCTTTCAGTATGGGGACATGCTGTTTTGCatgcagcagcacttgtgcgcaTAAAGACCAACCAGTTATCATAAAGTTTCCCCATtacaattggcttttggtcatgAGCCAGATATTTCCcatctaagaatttttggatgtgcagtatatgttccaattgctctaCCAAAAAgcacaaagatgggtccccaaagaaggttgggaGTATATGTTggttatgaatctccttctattattaaATAGTTGGAGCCTATGTcaggagatttatttacaacCAGATTTGTTGAttgtcattttgatgaatcagtttttccaacattaggggaaGAAAATAAACAGCTAGAAAAAGATATAGATTGGAACGTATTATCTctatctcatttagatcctcgcacaaatcaatgtgaacaagaagtTCAAAAGATCATTTATATGCAAAAcgttgcaaatcaattgccagatgcatttactAACCTTCCACGGGTTACTAAATCGCATATTCCAGCTgtaaatgctccaattcgagttgatgtcCCAACTGGACAGTATGATGATGAAAATGAGTCTAGGCCACGCcttaaacgtggtagaccaattggTTCCAAGGATAAGAATCCCCGAAAAATAaaaggagcaaatgatcaaaTTGATCATAACATAGCAATTGATAAGACCTCACATGAGGTTCTAGTACCtggaaatgatgaaaatgaagagatatcaataagctATGTCTCTACGGGAAAAAGGTGGAACCGAAATAACGTTGTTGCTAAAAAcaattttgcatataatgttgcagttgaaataatgcaacaagatgaggatcttgagccAAAATCTAtcgatgaatgtagacagagaaatgattggccaaaatggaaaaaCGCAATTCAAACAGAATTGGTTCACTCGAAAAACGTGAAGTTTTCGGACCAATAGTCCGAACGCCTGAAGGTATCAAGCCAGTGGGTTACAAATGGGTTTTTAtgcgaaaacgaaatgagaaAGGTGAAGTTgtaagatataaagcacgacttgtggcacaaggatTTTCGCAAAGGCCTGACCTTGATTATAtagagacatattctcctgtggtAGATGCAATTACCTTCAGGTATCTAATAAATCTGGCAGtccatgaaaaacttgatatgcggtTGATGGATGTTGTCACAGCCTACTTATATGGCTCACTAGACAAtgaaatttttatgaaaatccctAAAGGATTTAAAGTTCCTGAAGCACATAAAAGTTcaagagaaacttgttcaataaagcttcagaaacccttatacggattgaagcaATCAGGGAGGATGTGGTACAATCACCTTAGCGAGTATTTGCTTAAATGAAGGGTACAAAAATGACCCTATTTGCTCTTGTGTCTTTATTAAGAGGTCTGAATCTGAATTTGTCATCATAGTTGTGTATGTTGATGACTTGAATATCATTGGCACTTCGAAAGAGCTTCCAAAGGCTGTAGAGTGTTTGAAGaaataatttgaaatgaaagatcttggtaagacaaaattttgtcttggcctCCAAATTGAA
The Nicotiana sylvestris chromosome 11, ASM39365v2, whole genome shotgun sequence DNA segment above includes these coding regions:
- the LOC104249501 gene encoding uncharacterized protein — protein: MSNLSKLEFVALDISGKNYLSWVLDAEIHLAAKGLGNTITHGNEASSQDKAKAMIFLRHHFDEGLKVEYLIVKDPLELWTGLKERYDHLKVTVLPRARYKWIHLQLHFKTQQYRERGFKKYSELISCLLVAEQHNTLLLKNHEARPTRSAPLPEANMTTRRDKSGKRHNNNHGHMNVHGHGNGKRRYNSRHRGGHGKRENNMSSQNNPSRGKSGNCHRCGMKGHWKIECRAPEHFVKLYQNSFERKANNVGASSVNAPVESHLTFKNDFEAGPSNKNDDNAEANLALNDDDFQGLDDITHLEVEDFFGDQN